AGTTTCTAACTGTTCCTGTATGATGCTTCTATCATCATCTGTGGAGCAAAGCAAAGCATGGCAACAACAACAGTGATAGCATTAGTGACAGATGCATAAAGGCCGTCATATACTTAACATATTGTCATGTAAATAGagacccttcttttttttttttaaatcttaaccAAATTCCCCACTAGGCTATGGGCTTTATTTGGGAGAAGATTGAAAAAGAAGCACACCTTGAGTGTCCACCCACAGGCTGTCAGCGTCCATGATGGAGTCATCAATGGTGGTCTCGTCTTTGTAATCATCGTAggtttctgttttatattctgaGTATGCAACCTCTTCTCTCTCAGGGGTAGCTGGGGCATCTGGAGAGCCATCCTTGGGTTCTGCCTGGGCTTCTGCTGCCATTTCTACTTCAAGCTCTTCATCGTGAGGGCACGGTCTCCTTTCCCCCTCAGGCTGAGCTAGAGCTGCAAAGCGCACACTATGGGACCCTGACTCGCCTTCATCGGTTGTGGTCTGCACTACAGTGATGAAGTCATCCTCGATGGTCACTACAGACTCAATCCCACCTTTGTGTTCACCTGGGCAGGTCTCCACAAATTCCTCTCTACTTCCTGGGACAACCAGGTCAGTAATCTGAAGGGTGTCTGAGCGGAAGAGCAGTTTGTCATATTCTCCCCCAGCTTCTATCTCTTCCTCACTTGGGACCTCTGCTGGTTCAGGCACACCTGCTTCAGGCTGTGGCTGGATGACATCAGAAGGTATGGCGGGTATATCTGGAGTCTCTGTGCTTTCTTCCTTTGGCAGCTGAATAAATTCCATTTGAACCTCAGCTTTCTCATCTGTGGATAAGTCAGCCTCCGAAACAGGAGGTGGGCAAGGGATTTCCACAGACAGTTTGCGGGCAACCTCATCTTGAATCAGAGATGACTCTGGAGAGGTTTCCTTCTTGCCGTCATCCGGCTTCAGGGACTCCATCGTGAGGCTCTCATGTTCACCACTAGACTCATAGGACTCTTCTTTGTCTACAGCCTCCTGATGCACCAGGTCAGGCTTTGCTACCTTCTCCTTGACTTCTGTTTCACTGACTTTGAGACCTTCTTTCATGTGGCCAGACTCAATACCCAGGAAAGAATCATCTTCTTGAGGTCCTTTGGATGAGAGGGTCAGTTCCTGAGAAACCTCGAACTTGAGCTCTGTGGCATCTACATTCATCCCTGAAGCCATCTGTCCAAAGTCACTGACATTTATATCTAACGGACTTGGCTCAGCTTTCGTTGCAGCAAAATCTAGTCCCTGATCGGCTTTTGTGGTTGGTTCCACTTCAGCCACCTCTGGTACTGAACTGAGACCTTTTGCTGCTTTCTCTGGTGACGTGTCTTCAGCTGTTGTCAGTTCTTTGGCAGAGGCTTCATCATAGGTTACACCTAACCCAAAGATCTCCACTTTCTCACCAGCCTCTTCAGCCTCCTTGGCAAGTTCCTTCGATTCAACATGCTCTTCACTCTTTTCAAGGACAGTATCCAGTTTGTCATTAGTTTTCCTGTCATGGTCCACCTCCCGACTCAGTCCTGATTTGTCAGCAGAAGTGGGTGGAGATGCCTCTTTCTCAGCAGTGAACTCATCTTTGACTCTTCCTGCAGCTGCAAGTTTTACTTCAATCAGTGAGAGGTCTGTGGCCAAATCTCTACGGACTTTATCATCAGTTCCTTCATAAAATGAGCCACTCTCTCCCGACAAGTTCTCACTGTCTTGAACTGGTGATGGTAGAGGAACTGTGTATTTATTGAACACACAGTATCCTATGTCCTCAAGTTGACTGTCAGGTTTTCCAGTGACTTGGTTTTCATCAGCGACAGGTGGCAAACCAGTACTACTCTCTGCAATCACAGCCTCTGATGGGACTGATTTTCTCCTGGCAACCTCAGCATCTGCACTCACAGAAGCTAACCTGGACCTGGTTCCTGCCAGATCTAGCATCTCAGGCAGGTCAGGGGCCATGACGGTACCATTTTTGTAATATTCTTTGGCTGGGAAGGGCGACTCAGAGGATGTCTCAATCTGAATAATTTGTTCTCCAGTCACTTTTACTTCCTCTCCCTTCTCGCCTTCCTCTTTGCTCTCTACTGGGAAGCAAGGGACCTTCTCCACTGCAGGTGTGGTAGGGGGAAGGTAATCATCTCCTTCATCAATGCTTCCGCTCGTGTTAGTTAAAATATCAGAAGCCAGAGGGGAAAGGTCATGGCCTCGGCCAAAGTTAAACCCAAGGGCAATGGAATCGAGGCAAGACATAGGCAAGTTGATGGACATGCTTCTTTGTTCTATTGCAGACCGTCCACCAAGCCCTAAACTTCGACTAAGGGTCAAATCATCCTTGTTCTTACTGTGAAGGTCCCTTTTCTCCCCATAGACTTTTGGGTCAATAGTGAACATCCTTTCTTGAGGAGAACTTGGTTCTTCAGGTAGCTCAGATGGATAACTCTGGGCAAGAGTGCTGTATCCTGCTTCCTCCGGTGGAGCACTGGGCTGGGATTCTTTTGCCTGAAGTTCCTTTTCATCACGCTGGTCCTTGGGAGGTACAGTGTCAAAAGATTCCTGGGCACTTCCTCTTGCATCACTCAATTCATAGTAATCACTGCCCAACTGCTTgcttttttccacttcttccttCGATGCAGATGTTTCAAAGTATTTGGACATTCCCGATTTATCTTCATAAAATGGCACACCAACCTCAGCTATTGTTGCAGACCCAACTCCTTCAAACTTATCTTTGACAGCCATGTTCTCCTCAAAAAGTCCCTGGGTTTCTCTCATTTCActcactgcctctggctcagATGTCACTTTTTTCAAGGTCTCAGAGGTCATGGCTGGAACTGAAAGAGCTTGTTCCAGACTTATAGGGAAGGAGTCCTGTTTTAACTCATCGGTTACATGTTCTAGGTCTTTCTGTTCTTTGGAGGAAGAAAGCTCGGTGGAGGTCTGAATTACACCTGTTTCATCGTCTCTCAATTTGGGGGGTTCATGTTCTTTTGCCACAGCTTCTTCAATGGAAACCACTAATTTCTCGTCAAGCTTTGTGTGTGGTTCATCTTCGGTGAGTGTAGGTTCCTGACCACTGGGGATTGatgtttcttttatctcttgaTTTGTGGTACCCTTTTCTTCCCCTGAAACACTTTCCCTGATATCGCCTTCCCCAACTGGATTTTGAGCATCTTTCGGTAGGGTGGCAGCTTCTGAGACTGGAACATCTGCCTTGTCTGCTTTATCTTTCTGTGGCTCCTCATCTCTAGAACTATCTTTGGCAGTAGCTAGGTCACTGGTGTCCTGCAGAGACGTTTTGTCATCTGGTTGGAAGAAGACAGGAGCCAAGGGTTGTGGTACTTCTGTGattctttcattctttataaTATCTAAAGGAAGAGTGAAACTTCCACCATGGAAGGGACTTGGCATGGGAGAATCAAACTGCTTCCCTTCCCATCTTGGAATATCCTCCAGCATGTCTTTTTCCCTCATGGGTGTCAGAGGGCCAGGAGATATTGGGGCAGCTAAACCCCATTCATCTTTCTTTGATTCCATTGGCATTTCAATGAACCAGTCTTTCTGCTCTTTTGGAGCTAGAGGCTCTGCAGACAGGCCGATGCTAGGTACTGCCATGCTTGGTTCTATGTTCTGTTTTATGTCTTCCAGGTTGGTACCAAAAGTGTGCGCAAATGGG
This genomic window from Chionomys nivalis chromosome 2, mChiNiv1.1, whole genome shotgun sequence contains:
- the Map2 gene encoding microtubule-associated protein 2 isoform X6, whose amino-acid sequence is MADERKDDGKAPHWTSASLTEAAAHPHPPEMKDQGGAGEGLSRSANGFPYREEEEGAFGEHGSQGTYSDTKENGINGELTSADRETAEEVSARIVQVVTAEAVAVLKGEQEKEAQQKDQSAALPLAEETAHLPPSPPPSPASEQAVAVEEASKMEFPEPQKLASSFAEPLDKGEKESEMQSKPGEDFEHAALVPQPEITKTPQDKKDVQDMEGEKSPPVPFAHTFGTNLEDIKQNIEPSMAVPSIGLSAEPLAPKEQKDWFIEMPMESKKDEWGLAAPISPGPLTPMREKDMLEDIPRWEGKQFDSPMPSPFHGGSFTLPLDIIKNERITEVPQPLAPVFFQPDDKTSLQDTSDLATAKDSSRDEEPQKDKADKADVPVSEAATLPKDAQNPVGEGDIRESVSGEEKGTTNQEIKETSIPSGQEPTLTEDEPHTKLDEKLVVSIEEAVAKEHEPPKLRDDETGVIQTSTELSSSKEQKDLEHVTDELKQDSFPISLEQALSVPAMTSETLKKVTSEPEAVSEMRETQGLFEENMAVKDKFEGVGSATIAEVGVPFYEDKSGMSKYFETSASKEEVEKSKQLGSDYYELSDARGSAQESFDTVPPKDQRDEKELQAKESQPSAPPEEAGYSTLAQSYPSELPEEPSSPQERMFTIDPKVYGEKRDLHSKNKDDLTLSRSLGLGGRSAIEQRSMSINLPMSCLDSIALGFNFGRGHDLSPLASDILTNTSGSIDEGDDYLPPTTPAVEKVPCFPVESKEEGEKGEEVKVTGEQIIQIETSSESPFPAKEYYKNGTVMAPDLPEMLDLAGTRSRLASVSADAEVARRKSVPSEAVIAESSTGLPPVADENQVTGKPDSQLEDIGYCVFNKYTVPLPSPVQDSENLSGESGSFYEGTDDKVRRDLATDLSLIEVKLAAAGRVKDEFTAEKEASPPTSADKSGLSREVDHDRKTNDKLDTVLEKSEEHVESKELAKEAEEAGEKVEIFGLGVTYDEASAKELTTAEDTSPEKAAKGLSSVPEVAEVEPTTKADQGLDFAATKAEPSPLDINVSDFGQMASGMNVDATELKFEVSQELTLSSKGPQEDDSFLGIESGHMKEGLKVSETEVKEKVAKPDLVHQEAVDKEESYESSGEHESLTMESLKPDDGKKETSPESSLIQDEVARKLSVEIPCPPPVSEADLSTDEKAEVQMEFIQLPKEESTETPDIPAIPSDVIQPQPEAGVPEPAEVPSEEEIEAGGEYDKLLFRSDTLQITDLVVPGSREEFVETCPGEHKGGIESVVTIEDDFITVVQTTTDEGESGSHSVRFAALAQPEGERRPCPHDEELEVEMAAEAQAEPKDGSPDAPATPEREEVAYSEYKTETYDDYKDETTIDDSIMDADSLWVDTQDDDRSIIQEQLETIPKEEKAEKEARRPSLEKHRKEKPFKTGRGRISTPERKVAKKEPSTVSRDEVRRKKAVYKKAELAKKTEVQAHSPSRKLILKPAIKYTRPTHLSCVKRKTTAASGESAQAPSALKQTKDKVTDGVTKSPEKRSSLPRPSSILPPRRGVSGDREENSFSLNSSISSARRTTRSEPIRRTGKSGTSTPTTPGSTAITPGTPPSYSSRTPGTPGTPSYPRTPHTPGTPKSAILVPSEKKVAIIRTPPKSPATPKQLRLINQPLPDLKNVKSKIGSTDNIKYQPKGGQVRILNKKIDFSKVQSRCGSKDNIKHSAGGGNVQIVTKKIDLSHVTSKCGSLKNIRHRPGGGRVKIESVKLDFKEKAQAKVGSLDNAHHVPGGGNVKIDSQKLNFREHAKARVDHGAEIITQSPSRSSVASPRRLSNVSSSGSINLLESPQLATLAEDVTAALAKQGL
- the Map2 gene encoding microtubule-associated protein 2 isoform X5 — encoded protein: MADERKDDGKAPHWTSASLTEAAAHPHPPEMKDQGGAGEGLSRSANGFPYREEEEGAFGEHGSQGTYSDTKENGINGELTSADRETAEEVSARIVQVVTAEAVAVLKGEQEKEAQQKDQSAALPLAAEETAHLPPSPPPSPASEQAVAVEEASKMEFPEPQKLASSFAEPLDKGEKESEMQSKPGEDFEHAALVPQPEITKTPQDKKDVQDMEGEKSPPVPFAHTFGTNLEDIKQNIEPSMAVPSIGLSAEPLAPKEQKDWFIEMPMESKKDEWGLAAPISPGPLTPMREKDMLEDIPRWEGKQFDSPMPSPFHGGSFTLPLDIIKNERITEVPQPLAPVFFQPDDKTSLQDTSDLATAKDSSRDEEPQKDKADKADVPVSEAATLPKDAQNPVGEGDIRESVSGEEKGTTNQEIKETSIPSGQEPTLTEDEPHTKLDEKLVVSIEEAVAKEHEPPKLRDDETGVIQTSTELSSSKEQKDLEHVTDELKQDSFPISLEQALSVPAMTSETLKKVTSEPEAVSEMRETQGLFEENMAVKDKFEGVGSATIAEVGVPFYEDKSGMSKYFETSASKEEVEKSKQLGSDYYELSDARGSAQESFDTVPPKDQRDEKELQAKESQPSAPPEEAGYSTLAQSYPSELPEEPSSPQERMFTIDPKVYGEKRDLHSKNKDDLTLSRSLGLGGRSAIEQRSMSINLPMSCLDSIALGFNFGRGHDLSPLASDILTNTSGSIDEGDDYLPPTTPAVEKVPCFPVESKEEGEKGEEVKVTGEQIIQIETSSESPFPAKEYYKNGTVMAPDLPEMLDLAGTRSRLASVSADAEVARRKSVPSEAVIAESSTGLPPVADENQVTGKPDSQLEDIGYCVFNKYTVPLPSPVQDSENLSGESGSFYEGTDDKVRRDLATDLSLIEVKLAAAGRVKDEFTAEKEASPPTSADKSGLSREVDHDRKTNDKLDTVLEKSEEHVESKELAKEAEEAGEKVEIFGLGVTYDEASAKELTTAEDTSPEKAAKGLSSVPEVAEVEPTTKADQGLDFAATKAEPSPLDINVSDFGQMASGMNVDATELKFEVSQELTLSSKGPQEDDSFLGIESGHMKEGLKVSETEVKEKVAKPDLVHQEAVDKEESYESSGEHESLTMESLKPDDGKKETSPESSLIQDEVARKLSVEIPCPPPVSEADLSTDEKAEVQMEFIQLPKEESTETPDIPAIPSDVIQPQPEAGVPEPAEVPSEEEIEAGGEYDKLLFRSDTLQITDLVVPGSREEFVETCPGEHKGGIESVVTIEDDFITVVQTTTDEGESGSHSVRFAALAQPEGERRPCPHDEELEVEMAAEAQAEPKDGSPDAPATPEREEVAYSEYKTETYDDYKDETTIDDSIMDADSLWVDTQDDDRSIIQEQLETIPKEEKAEKEARRPSLEKHRKEKPFKTGRGRISTPERKVAKKEPSTVSRDEVRRKKAVYKKAELAKKTEVQAHSPSRKLILKPAIKYTRPTHLSCVKRKTTAASGESAQAPSALKQTKDKVTDGVTKSPEKRSSLPRPSSILPPRRGVSGDREENSFSLNSSISSARRTTRSEPIRRTGKSGTSTPTTPGSTAITPGTPPSYSSRTPGTPGTPSYPRTPHTPGTPKSAILVPSEKKVAIIRTPPKSPATPKQLRLINQPLPDLKNVKSKIGSTDNIKYQPKGGQVRILNKKIDFSKVQSRCGSKDNIKHSAGGGNVQIVTKKIDLSHVTSKCGSLKNIRHRPGGGRVKIESVKLDFKEKAQAKVGSLDNAHHVPGGGNVKIDSQKLNFREHAKARVDHGAEIITQSPSRSSVASPRRLSNVSSSGSINLLESPQLATLAEDVTAALAKQGL
- the Map2 gene encoding microtubule-associated protein 2 isoform X13; the protein is MADERKDDGKAPHWTSASLTEAAAHPHPPEMKDQGGAGEGLSRSANGFPYREEEEGAFGEHGSQGTYSDTKENGINGELTSADRETAEEVSARIVQVVTAEAVAVLKGEQEKEAQQKDQSAALPLAAEETAHLPPSPPPSPASEQAVAVEEASKMEFPEPQKLASSFAEPLDKGEKESEMQSKPGEDFEHAALVPQPEITKTPQDKKDVQDMEGEKSPPVPFAHTFGTNLEDIKQNIEPSMAVPSIGLSAEPLAPKEQKDWFIEMPMESKKDEWGLAAPISPGPLTPMREKDMLEDIPRWEGKQFDSPMPSPFHGGSFTLPLDIIKNERITEVPQPLAPVFFQPDDKTSLQDTSDLATAKDSSRDEEPQKDKADKADVPVSEAATLPKDAQNPVGEGDIRESVSGEEKGTTNQEIKETSIPSGQEPTLTEDEPHTKLDEKLVVSIEEAVAKEHEPPKLRDDETGVIQTSTELSSSKEQKDLEHVTDELKQDSFPISLEQALSVPAMTSETLKKVTSEPEAVSEMRETQGLFEENMAVKDKFEGVGSATIAEVGVPFYEDKSGMSKYFETSASKEEVEKSKQLGSDYYELSDARGSAQESFDTVPPKDQRDEKELQAKESQPSAPPEEAGYSTLAQSYPSELPEEPSSPQERMFTIDPKVYGEKRDLHSKNKDDLTLSRSLGLGGRSAIEQRSMSINLPMSCLDSIALGFNFGRGHDLSPLASDILTNTSGSIDEGDDYLPPTTPAVEKVPCFPVESKEEGEKGEEVKVTGEQIIQIETSSESPFPAKEYYKNGTVMAPDLPEMLDLAGTRSRLASVSADAEVARRKSVPSEAVIAESSTGLPPVADENQVTGKPDSQLEDIGYCVFNKYTVPLPSPVQDSENLSGESGSFYEGTDDKVRRDLATDLSLIEVKLAAAGRVKDEFTAEKEASPPTSADKSGLSREVDHDRKTNDKLDTVLEKSEEHVESKELAKEAEEAGEKVEIFGLGVTYDEASAKELTTAEDTSPEKAAKGLSSVPEVAEVEPTTKADQGLDFAATKAEPSPLDINVSDFGQMASGMNVDATELKFEVSQELTLSSKGPQEDDSFLGIESGHMKEGLKVSETEVKEKVAKPDLVHQEAVDKEESYESSGEHESLTMESLKPDDGKKETSPESSLIQDEVARKLSVEIPCPPPVSEADLSTDEKAEVQMEFIQLPKEESTETPDIPAIPSDVIQPQPEAGVPEPAEVPSEEEIEAGGEYDKLLFRSDTLQITDLVVPGSREEFVETCPGEHKGGIESVVTIEDDFITVVQTTTDEGESGSHSVRFAALAQPEGERRPCPHDEELEVEMAAEAQAEPKDGSPDAPATPEREEVAYSEYKTETYDDYKDETTIDDSIMDADSLWVDTQDDDRSIIQEQLETIPKEEKAEKEARRPSLEKHRKEKPFKTGRGRISTPERKVAKKEPSTVSRDEVRRKKVYKKAELAKKTEVQAHSPSRKLILKPAIKYTRPTHLSCVKRKTTAASGESAQAPSALKQTKDKVTDGVTKSPEKRSSLPRPSSILPPRRGVSGDREENSFSLNSSISSARRTTRSEPIRRTGKSGTSTPTTPGSTAITPGTPPSYSSRTPGTPGTPSYPRTPHTPGTPKSAILVPSEKKVAIIRTPPKSPATPKQLRLINQPLPDLKNVKSKIGSTDNIKYQPKGGQVQIVTKKIDLSHVTSKCGSLKNIRHRPGGGRVKIESVKLDFKEKAQAKVGSLDNAHHVPGGGNVKIDSQKLNFREHAKARVDHGAEIITQSPSRSSVASPRRLSNVSSSGSINLLESPQLATLAEDVTAALAKQGL
- the Map2 gene encoding microtubule-associated protein 2 isoform X14 translates to MADERKDDGKAPHWTSASLTEAAAHPHPPEMKDQGGAGEGLSRSANGFPYREEEEGAFGEHGSQGTYSDTKENGINGELTSADRETAEEVSARIVQVVTAEAVAVLKGEQEKEAQQKDQSAALPLAAEETAHLPPSPPPSPASEQAVAVEEASKMEFPEPQKLASSFAEPLDKGEKESEMQSKPGEDFEHAALVPQPEITKTPQDKKDVQDMEGEKSPPVPFAHTFGTNLEDIKQNIEPSMAVPSIGLSAEPLAPKEQKDWFIEMPMESKKDEWGLAAPISPGPLTPMREKDMLEDIPRWEGKQFDSPMPSPFHGGSFTLPLDIIKNERITEVPQPLAPVFFQPDDKTSLQDTSDLATAKDSSRDEEPQKDKADKADVPVSEAATLPKDAQNPVGEGDIRESVSGEEKGTTNQEIKETSIPSGQEPTLTEDEPHTKLDEKLVVSIEEAVAKEHEPPKLRDDETGVIQTSTELSSSKEQKDLEHVTDELKQDSFPISLEQALSVPAMTSETLKKVTSEPEAVSEMRETQGLFEENMAVKDKFEGVGSATIAEVGVPFYEDKSGMSKYFETSASKEEVEKSKQLGSDYYELSDARGSAQESFDTVPPKDQRDEKELQAKESQPSAPPEEAGYSTLAQSYPSELPEEPSSPQERMFTIDPKVYGEKRDLHSKNKDDLTLSRSLGLGGRSAIEQRSMSINLPMSCLDSIALGFNFGRGHDLSPLASDILTNTSGSIDEGDDYLPPTTPAVEKVPCFPVESKEEGEKGEEVKVTGEQIIQIETSSESPFPAKEYYKNGTVMAPDLPEMLDLAGTRSRLASVSADAEVARRKSVPSEAVIAESSTGLPPVADENQVTGKPDSQLEDIGYCVFNKYTVPLPSPVQDSENLSGESGSFYEGTDDKVRRDLATDLSLIEVKLAAAGRVKDEFTAEKEASPPTSADKSGLSREVDHDRKTNDKLDTVLEKSEEHVESKELAKEAEEAGEKVEIFGLGVTYDEASAKELTTAEDTSPEKAAKGLSSVPEVAEVEPTTKADQGLDFAATKAEPSPLDINVSDFGQMASGMNVDATELKFEVSQELTLSSKGPQEDDSFLGIESGHMKEGLKVSETEVKEKVAKPDLVHQEAVDKEESYESSGEHESLTMESLKPDDGKKETSPESSLIQDEVARKLSVEIPCPPPVSEADLSTDEKAEVQMEFIQLPKEESTETPDIPAIPSDVIQPQPEAGVPEPAEVPSEEEIEAGGEYDKLLFRSDTLQITDLVVPGSREEFVETCPGEHKGGIESVVTIEDDFITVVQTTTDEGESGSHSVRFAALAQPEGERRPCPHDEELEVEMAAEAQAEPKDGSPDAPATPEREEVAYSEYKTETYDDYKDETTIDDSIMDADSLWVDTQDDDRSIIQEQLETIPKEEKAEKEARRPSLEKHRKEKPFKTGRGRISTPERKVAKKEPSTVSRDEVRRKKAVYKKAELAKKTEVQAHSPSRKLILKPAIKYTRPTHLSCVKRKTTASGESAQAPSALKQTKDKVTDGVTKSPEKRSSLPRPSSILPPRRGVSGDREENSFSLNSSISSARRTTRSEPIRRTGKSGTSTPTTPGSTAITPGTPPSYSSRTPGTPGTPSYPRTPHTPGTPKSAILVPSEKKVAIIRTPPKSPATPKQLRLINQPLPDLKNVKSKIGSTDNIKYQPKGGQVQIVTKKIDLSHVTSKCGSLKNIRHRPGGGRVKIESVKLDFKEKAQAKVGSLDNAHHVPGGGNVKIDSQKLNFREHAKARVDHGAEIITQSPSRSSVASPRRLSNVSSSGSINLLESPQLATLAEDVTAALAKQGL
- the Map2 gene encoding microtubule-associated protein 2 isoform X3; translation: MADERKDDGKAPHWTSASLTEAAAHPHPPEMKDQGGAGEGLSRSANGFPYREEEEGAFGEHGSQGTYSDTKENGINGELTSADRETAEEVSARIVQVVTAEAVAVLKGEQEKEAQQKDQSAALPLAAEETAHLPPSPPPSPASEQAVAVEEDLLTASKMEFPEPQKLASSFAEPLDKGEKESEMQSKPGEDFEHAALVPQPEITKTPQDKKDVQDMEGEKSPPVPFAHTFGTNLEDIKQNIEPSMAVPSIGLSAEPLAPKEQKDWFIEMPMESKKDEWGLAAPISPGPLTPMREKDMLEDIPRWEGKQFDSPMPSPFHGGSFTLPLDIIKNERITEVPQPLAPVFFQPDDKTSLQDTSDLATAKDSSRDEEPQKDKADKADVPVSEAATLPKDAQNPVGEGDIRESVSGEEKGTTNQEIKETSIPSGQEPTLTEDEPHTKLDEKLVVSIEEAVAKEHEPPKLRDDETGVIQTSTELSSSKEQKDLEHVTDELKQDSFPISLEQALSVPAMTSETLKKVTSEPEAVSEMRETQGLFEENMAVKDKFEGVGSATIAEVGVPFYEDKSGMSKYFETSASKEEVEKSKQLGSDYYELSDARGSAQESFDTVPPKDQRDEKELQAKESQPSAPPEEAGYSTLAQSYPSELPEEPSSPQERMFTIDPKVYGEKRDLHSKNKDDLTLSRSLGLGGRSAIEQRSMSINLPMSCLDSIALGFNFGRGHDLSPLASDILTNTSGSIDEGDDYLPPTTPAVEKVPCFPVESKEEGEKGEEVKVTGEQIIQIETSSESPFPAKEYYKNGTVMAPDLPEMLDLAGTRSRLASVSADAEVARRKSVPSEAVIAESSTGLPPVADENQVTGKPDSQLEDIGYCVFNKYTVPLPSPVQDSENLSGESGSFYEGTDDKVRRDLATDLSLIEVKLAAAGRVKDEFTAEKEASPPTSADKSGLSREVDHDRKTNDKLDTVLEKSEEHVESKELAKEAEEAGEKVEIFGLGVTYDEASAKELTTAEDTSPEKAAKGLSSVPEVAEVEPTTKADQGLDFAATKAEPSPLDINVSDFGQMASGMNVDATELKFEVSQELTLSSKGPQEDDSFLGIESGHMKEGLKVSETEVKEKVAKPDLVHQEAVDKEESYESSGEHESLTMESLKPDDGKKETSPESSLIQDEVARKLSVEIPCPPPVSEADLSTDEKAEVQMEFIQLPKEESTETPDIPAIPSDVIQPQPEAGVPEPAEVPSEEEIEAGGEYDKLLFRSDTLQITDLVVPGSREEFVETCPGEHKGGIESVVTIEDDFITVVQTTTDEGESGSHSVRFAALAQPEGERRPCPHDEELEVEMAAEAQAEPKDGSPDAPATPEREEVAYSEYKTETYDDYKDETTIDDSIMDADSLWVDTQDDDRSIIQEQLETIPKEEKAEKEARRPSLEKHRKEKPFKTGRGRISTPERKVAKKEPSTVSRDEVRRKKVYKKAELAKKTEVQAHSPSRKLILKPAIKYTRPTHLSCVKRKTTAASGESAQAPSALKQTKDKVTDGVTKSPEKRSSLPRPSSILPPRRGVSGDREENSFSLNSSISSARRTTRSEPIRRTGKSGTSTPTTPGSTAITPGTPPSYSSRTPGTPGTPSYPRTPHTPGTPKSAILVPSEKKVAIIRTPPKSPATPKQLRLINQPLPDLKNVKSKIGSTDNIKYQPKGGQVRILNKKIDFSKVQSRCGSKDNIKHSAGGGNVQIVTKKIDLSHVTSKCGSLKNIRHRPGGGRVKIESVKLDFKEKAQAKVGSLDNAHHVPGGGNVKIDSQKLNFREHAKARVDHGAEIITQSPSRSSVASPRRLSNVSSSGSINLLESPQLATLAEDVTAALAKQGL
- the Map2 gene encoding microtubule-associated protein 2 isoform X7, which produces MADERKDDGKAPHWTSASLTEAAAHPHPPEMKDQGGAGEGLSRSANGFPYREEEEGAFGEHGSQGTYSDTKENGINGELTSADRETAEEVSARIVQVVTAEAVAVLKGEQEKEAQQKDQSAALPLAAEETAHLPPSPPPSPASEQAVAVEEDLLTASKMEFPEPQKLASSFAEPLDKGEKESEMQSKPGEDFEHAALVPQPEITKTPQDKKDVQDMEGEKSPPVPFAHTFGTNLEDIKQNIEPSMAVPSIGLSAEPLAPKEQKDWFIEMPMESKKDEWGLAAPISPGPLTPMREKDMLEDIPRWEGKQFDSPMPSPFHGGSFTLPLDIIKNERITEVPQPLAPVFFQPDDKTSLQDTSDLATAKDSSRDEEPQKDKADKADVPVSEAATLPKDAQNPVGEGDIRESVSGEEKGTTNQEIKETSIPSGQEPTLTEDEPHTKLDEKLVVSIEEAVAKEHEPPKLRDDETGVIQTSTELSSSKEQKDLEHVTDELKQDSFPISLEQALSVPAMTSETLKKVTSEPEAVSEMRETQGLFEENMAVKDKFEGVGSATIAEVGVPFYEDKSGMSKYFETSASKEEVEKSKQLGSDYYELSDARGSAQESFDTVPPKDQRDEKELQAKESQPSAPPEEAGYSTLAQSYPSELPEEPSSPQERMFTIDPKVYGEKRDLHSKNKDDLTLSRSLGLGGRSAIEQRSMSINLPMSCLDSIALGFNFGRGHDLSPLASDILTNTSGSIDEGDDYLPPTTPAVEKVPCFPVESKEEGEKGEEVKVTGEQIIQIETSSESPFPAKEYYKNGTVMAPDLPEMLDLAGTRSRLASVSADAEVARRKSVPSEAVIAESSTGLPPVADENQVTGKPDSQLEDIGYCVFNKYTVPLPSPVQDSENLSGESGSFYEGTDDKVRRDLATDLSLIEVKLAAAGRVKDEFTAEKEASPPTSADKSGLSREVDHDRKTNDKLDTVLEKSEEHVESKELAKEAEEAGEKVEIFGLGVTYDEASAKELTTAEDTSPEKAAKGLSSVPEVAEVEPTTKADQGLDFAATKAEPSPLDINVSDFGQMASGMNVDATELKFEVSQELTLSSKGPQEDDSFLGIESGHMKEGLKVSETEVKEKVAKPDLVHQEAVDKEESYESSGEHESLTMESLKPDDGKKETSPESSLIQDEVARKLSVEIPCPPPVSEADLSTDEKAEVQMEFIQLPKEESTETPDIPAIPSDVIQPQPEAGVPEPAEVPSEEEIEAGGEYDKLLFRSDTLQITDLVVPGSREEFVETCPGEHKGGIESVVTIEDDFITVVQTTTDEGESGSHSVRFAALAQPEGERRPCPHDEELEVEMAAEAQAEPKDGSPDAPATPEREEVAYSEYKTETYDDYKDETTIDDSIMDADSLWVDTQDDDRSIIQEQLETIPKEEKAEKEARRPSLEKHRKEKPFKTGRGRISTPERKVAKKEPSTVSRDEVRRKKAVYKKAELAKKTEVQAHSPSRKLILKPAIKYTRPTHLSCVKRKTTAASGESAQAPSALKQTKDKVTDGVTKSPEKRSSLPRPSSILPPRRGVSGDREENSFSLNSSISSARRTTRSEPIRRTGKSGTSTPTTPGSTAITPGTPPSYSSRTPGTPGTPSYPRTPHTPGTPKSAILVPSEKKVAIIRTPPKSPATPKQLRLINQPLPDLKNVKSKIGSTDNIKYQPKGGQVQIVTKKIDLSHVTSKCGSLKNIRHRPGGGRVKIESVKLDFKEKAQAKVGSLDNAHHVPGGGNVKIDSQKLNFREHAKARVDHGAEIITQSPSRSSVASPRRLSNVSSSGSINLLESPQLATLAEDVTAALAKQGL